From the Xenorhabdus ishibashii genome, one window contains:
- the epmB gene encoding EF-P beta-lysylation protein EpmB, which produces MAHIITHIHPVREAWLQQLADVITDPNELLQLLSLNTHTELQEGNEAKRLFPLRVPKAFVTRMKKGDPHDPLLLQVLTSREEFVISSGFSTDPLDEQRSVVPGLLHKYRNRALLLVKGGCAVNCRYCFRRHFPYSDNKGSKSNWLLALDYIEQHPELDEIIFSGGDPLMAKDHELDWLISRLESIPHIKRLRIHTRLPVVIPDRITLSLCDRLAQTRLQVIMVTHINHANEIDDAFRTSMMRLKQAGVTLLNQSVMLRDVNNNADTLADLSNALFDAGILPYYIHVLDKVQGAAHFLVDDEEAKAIMRELLTKVSGYLVPSLTREIGGEPSKTPLDLGLAQN; this is translated from the coding sequence ATGGCACACATTATAACCCATATTCACCCTGTCAGAGAAGCCTGGCTACAACAACTCGCGGATGTTATTACTGATCCCAATGAGTTATTACAACTATTATCTTTAAACACACACACGGAGTTACAAGAAGGCAATGAAGCAAAGCGCTTATTTCCTCTACGTGTGCCAAAAGCATTTGTAACACGGATGAAAAAAGGCGATCCCCATGATCCTCTTCTATTACAGGTTCTGACCTCACGGGAAGAGTTTGTTATATCCTCTGGTTTTTCTACTGACCCATTGGATGAACAACGTAGTGTGGTTCCGGGACTATTGCATAAATATCGCAATCGAGCCTTGCTATTGGTTAAAGGGGGCTGCGCGGTTAATTGTCGCTATTGTTTTCGTCGTCATTTTCCTTATTCAGATAATAAAGGTAGTAAAAGCAATTGGCTGCTCGCTCTGGATTATATTGAACAACACCCAGAGCTTGACGAAATTATCTTCTCTGGTGGTGATCCGCTAATGGCTAAGGATCATGAACTGGACTGGTTAATCAGTCGCCTTGAGTCCATTCCACACATTAAGCGGTTACGTATTCATACGCGTTTGCCGGTTGTGATCCCTGATCGAATCACGCTTTCACTGTGTGATCGTCTAGCACAAACTCGTTTGCAGGTGATCATGGTGACCCATATCAACCATGCAAATGAAATTGATGACGCGTTCCGCACAAGTATGATGCGACTAAAACAAGCTGGGGTAACACTGCTGAATCAAAGTGTAATGTTACGTGATGTCAATAATAACGCGGATACTTTGGCCGATTTAAGTAATGCACTCTTTGACGCAGGCATACTACCTTACTACATCCACGTTCTGGATAAAGTTCAAGGTGCCGCACATTTTCTCGTGGACGATGAAGAGGCAAAAGCCATCATGCGAGAATTATTAACTAAAGTTTCCGGTTATCTGGTTCCGAGTCTGACCAGAGAAATTGGTGGGGAACCAAGCAAAACACCGCTGGATTTAGGGCTGGCTCAAAACTAG
- a CDS encoding helix-turn-helix domain-containing protein: MSQEAFADKCGLDRTYVSGIERGVRNPTLEIINVIANGLQIELSELFDFGVIHPPH, encoded by the coding sequence ATGTCACAGGAGGCTTTTGCCGATAAGTGTGGACTGGATCGCACTTATGTCAGTGGCATTGAACGTGGTGTCAGGAATCCTACCTTGGAAATTATTAATGTGATAGCAAATGGATTACAGATTGAACTCAGTGAATTATTTGACTTTGGGGTAATACACCCTCCCCATTAA
- a CDS encoding helix-turn-helix domain-containing protein, whose amino-acid sequence MEKKDWHSADIIAELKKRGTTLSEVSRTAGLASSTLANALQRHWPKGERLIATALGRTPEEIWPSRYEKK is encoded by the coding sequence ATGGAAAAAAAAGACTGGCATTCTGCTGATATCATCGCTGAATTGAAAAAACGCGGAACAACACTGTCAGAAGTATCGCGAACAGCAGGGCTGGCGTCATCAACTCTTGCCAATGCATTGCAACGTCACTGGCCAAAAGGCGAACGTCTTATTGCAACAGCGCTAGGACGCACACCAGAAGAAATATGGCCTTCGCGTTATGAAAAGAAATAA
- the efp gene encoding elongation factor P → MATYSTNEFRSGLKIMLDGEPCAILDSEFVKPGKGQAFARVRIRKLISGKLLEKTFKSTDSVESADVMDVNLTYLYNDGEFWHFMNNETFEQLAADEKAVGDSAKWLIDQAECILTLWDGRPIAVTPPNFVELEIVDTDPGLKGDTAGTGGKPATLSTGAVVKVPLFVQLGEVIKVDTRSGEYVSRVK, encoded by the coding sequence ATGGCTACTTATAGTACCAATGAATTCCGTTCAGGTCTTAAAATCATGTTAGATGGCGAGCCGTGCGCTATTCTTGACAGTGAATTTGTTAAACCAGGTAAAGGGCAAGCATTCGCCCGTGTTCGTATTCGTAAACTGATCTCTGGTAAACTGCTGGAAAAAACTTTTAAATCAACAGATTCTGTTGAAAGCGCAGATGTCATGGATGTCAACCTGACTTATTTGTACAACGATGGTGAATTCTGGCACTTCATGAACAACGAAACTTTCGAGCAGTTGGCTGCGGATGAGAAAGCCGTTGGTGACAGTGCAAAATGGCTGATCGATCAGGCAGAATGTATTCTGACTCTGTGGGATGGCCGTCCTATCGCTGTAACTCCACCAAATTTTGTTGAACTGGAAATCGTTGATACCGATCCAGGTCTGAAAGGTGATACTGCTGGTACCGGCGGTAAACCGGCAACCCTGAGCACTGGCGCCGTAGTTAAAGTACCTCTGTTTGTACAGCTCGGCGAAGTGATCAAAGTTGACACTCGTTCTGGCGAATACGTTTCTCGCGTGAAATAA
- a CDS encoding acetaldehyde dehydrogenase (acetylating): MNKETKKPRIAIVGPGSIGLDLMYKIKKNNKFEIAFVVGRNKNSEGIKIARNEGVEVSYDGIEFIKEHIDYFDLVFDATSAISHSYHNKTFSEHNKFAIDLTPAKIGKLCVPAINLDETKNAQNVNLITCGGQSSLPIAWAISKFSQYIDYIEVVSTIAAKSAGLATRQNIDEYITTTECALKKFSGAQTVKAILNINPAKPEIYMQTTLYVKAKYDCFSKISEEIKKIIKSVQSYIPGYQLEYEPIIRNDEIIINVSVRGSGDYLPSYAGNLDIINCAAISVAEYKLNLKNEICL; encoded by the coding sequence ATGAATAAAGAAACGAAAAAACCAAGGATAGCAATAGTCGGTCCTGGTAGTATTGGACTAGACTTAATGTATAAAATAAAAAAAAATAACAAATTTGAAATTGCATTCGTTGTTGGAAGGAATAAGAATAGCGAAGGGATAAAAATAGCTCGAAACGAAGGTGTTGAGGTTTCATATGACGGAATTGAATTTATAAAAGAACATATTGATTACTTTGATTTAGTATTTGATGCAACATCAGCTATTTCTCATAGCTATCACAACAAAACATTTTCAGAGCACAATAAATTTGCAATAGATTTAACCCCAGCAAAAATAGGTAAATTATGCGTCCCGGCAATTAATTTAGATGAAACTAAAAATGCACAAAACGTAAATTTAATCACTTGTGGAGGACAGTCCAGTTTACCTATAGCTTGGGCAATATCAAAATTTTCTCAATATATTGATTATATAGAAGTCGTATCTACGATTGCTGCCAAAAGTGCAGGTCTCGCTACAAGACAGAATATTGATGAATATATAACAACAACAGAGTGTGCATTAAAAAAATTCTCAGGTGCTCAAACAGTTAAAGCTATATTGAATATTAATCCGGCAAAACCAGAAATATACATGCAAACGACTTTATACGTAAAAGCAAAGTATGATTGTTTTTCAAAAATAAGTGAAGAAATAAAAAAAATAATAAAGTCTGTCCAATCTTATATACCAGGCTATCAGTTGGAGTACGAACCAATAATTCGTAATGATGAAATTATAATTAATGTTAGTGTCAGAGGTAGTGGTGATTACTTACCGTCTTATGCAGGTAATTTAGACATTATCAATTGTGCAGCTATTTCTGTTGCAGAATATAAGCTCAACCTAAAAAATGAGATCTGCTTATGA
- a CDS encoding co-chaperone GroES, producing the protein MKIRPLHDRVIIKRTEVESKSAGGIVLTGSAAGKSTRGKVLAVGNGRILENGEVKALDVKVGDTVIFNEGYGVKTEKIDNEEVLIMSESDILAIVEA; encoded by the coding sequence ATGAAAATTCGTCCATTACATGACCGCGTTATCATTAAACGTACAGAAGTTGAATCAAAATCTGCTGGCGGTATTGTTTTGACAGGCTCCGCTGCGGGCAAATCTACCCGTGGAAAAGTTCTGGCAGTCGGCAATGGTCGCATTCTCGAAAACGGGGAAGTGAAGGCGCTGGACGTAAAAGTGGGTGATACCGTCATTTTTAATGAAGGTTACGGCGTTAAAACAGAAAAGATCGATAATGAAGAAGTATTGATCATGTCTGAGAGCGACATTCTGGCAATTGTTGAAGCGTAA
- the groL gene encoding chaperonin GroEL (60 kDa chaperone family; promotes refolding of misfolded polypeptides especially under stressful conditions; forms two stacked rings of heptamers to form a barrel-shaped 14mer; ends can be capped by GroES; misfolded proteins enter the barrel where they are refolded when GroES binds): MAAKDVKFGNDARSKMLRGVNVLADAVKVTLGPKGRNVVLDKSFGAPVITKDGVSVAREIELEDKFENMGAQMVKEVASKANDAAGDGTTTATVLAQAIVTEGLKAVAAGMNPMDLKRGIDKAVVSAVDALKKLSVPCSDSTAIAQVGTISANSDETVGKLIAEAMDKVGKEGVITVEEGTGLEDELDVVEGMQFDRGYLSPYFINKPESGSVELENPYILLVDKKISNIRELLPVLEGVAKASKPLMIIAEDVEGEALATLVVNNMRGIVKVAAVKAPGFGDRRKAMLQDIATLTNGTVISEEIGLELEKATLEDLGQAKRVVINKDTTTIIDGVGEESAIAARVTQIRQQIEESTSDYDREKLQERVAKLAGGVAVIKVGAATEVEMKEKRARVDDALHATRAAVEEGVVAGGGVALVRVASAITDLTGDNEDQNVGIRVALRAMEAPMRQIVDNAGEEPSVVVNNVKAGKDNYGYNAATEQYGDMIEMGILDPTKVTRSALQFAASIAGLMITTEAMVTELPKDDKADLGAAGGMGGMGGMGGMM, from the coding sequence ATGGCAGCTAAAGACGTAAAATTTGGTAATGATGCTCGCAGCAAAATGCTACGCGGTGTAAATGTACTGGCTGATGCAGTTAAAGTGACCTTGGGTCCTAAAGGCCGTAATGTAGTTCTGGATAAATCTTTCGGTGCGCCTGTCATCACTAAAGACGGTGTATCTGTAGCACGTGAAATCGAATTGGAAGACAAATTCGAGAACATGGGTGCTCAGATGGTTAAAGAAGTCGCCTCTAAAGCTAATGATGCGGCAGGTGATGGTACCACCACAGCAACTGTATTGGCTCAAGCTATCGTCACCGAAGGTCTGAAAGCTGTTGCTGCTGGCATGAACCCAATGGATCTAAAACGCGGTATCGATAAAGCCGTTGTTTCCGCTGTTGATGCGCTGAAAAAACTGTCCGTACCTTGCTCTGATTCCACTGCTATTGCACAGGTTGGTACTATCTCTGCAAACTCCGACGAAACCGTAGGTAAACTGATCGCAGAAGCGATGGACAAAGTCGGCAAAGAAGGTGTAATCACCGTTGAAGAAGGTACTGGTCTGGAAGACGAGCTGGATGTTGTTGAAGGTATGCAGTTCGACCGTGGTTACCTGTCTCCTTATTTCATCAACAAACCAGAATCGGGTTCTGTTGAACTGGAAAACCCATACATCCTGCTGGTTGACAAGAAAATTTCCAACATCCGTGAACTACTGCCAGTTCTGGAAGGCGTCGCTAAGGCAAGCAAGCCTTTGATGATTATCGCCGAAGATGTTGAAGGTGAAGCATTGGCAACTCTGGTTGTTAACAACATGCGTGGTATCGTGAAAGTTGCTGCGGTTAAAGCACCAGGCTTCGGTGATCGCCGTAAAGCAATGTTGCAAGATATCGCTACCCTGACTAACGGTACTGTTATCTCTGAAGAGATTGGTCTGGAGCTGGAAAAAGCGACTCTGGAAGATCTGGGTCAGGCAAAACGTGTTGTTATCAACAAAGACACCACAACTATCATTGATGGTGTAGGTGAAGAAAGCGCAATTGCTGCGCGTGTTACTCAGATCCGTCAGCAAATCGAAGAATCTACTTCTGACTATGACCGTGAAAAACTGCAAGAGCGTGTAGCTAAACTGGCAGGCGGTGTTGCTGTAATCAAAGTCGGTGCAGCAACTGAAGTTGAAATGAAAGAAAAACGCGCTCGCGTTGACGATGCACTGCACGCAACTCGTGCGGCTGTAGAAGAAGGTGTTGTTGCTGGTGGTGGTGTTGCTCTGGTTCGTGTTGCTAGCGCGATCACTGACCTGACTGGTGACAACGAAGATCAGAACGTTGGTATTCGCGTTGCACTGCGTGCAATGGAAGCGCCAATGCGTCAGATCGTAGACAACGCAGGTGAAGAACCCTCTGTTGTTGTAAACAACGTGAAAGCAGGTAAAGACAACTACGGTTATAACGCTGCAACTGAACAGTACGGCGATATGATCGAAATGGGTATCTTGGATCCAACTAAAGTAACCCGTTCTGCACTGCAATTCGCAGCTTCTATCGCTGGCCTGATGATCACCACCGAAGCAATGGTAACTGAACTGCCTAAAGATGACAAAGCTGACTTAGGTGCTGCTGGTGGTATGGGCGGTATGGGTGGAATGGGCGGCATGATGTAG
- a CDS encoding DUF4156 domain-containing protein, which yields MRIKILLGASVLLLAGCTTTHQLTSAGANVRFVDTQPNSECQRLGEVTGTQSNWLNGVSNESSSMRSAANDLRNKAAEMGGNVIYGINSPSEGLLASFVPLDSKMVGQVYKCP from the coding sequence ATGCGAATTAAAATTTTGTTGGGTGCGTCAGTATTACTATTAGCGGGGTGCACAACAACTCACCAATTAACCTCTGCTGGCGCTAATGTGCGTTTTGTGGATACACAACCAAATAGTGAATGCCAACGGTTAGGTGAAGTTACTGGTACTCAAAGCAACTGGCTCAATGGTGTTAGCAATGAAAGCAGTTCTATGCGCAGTGCAGCCAATGACTTACGTAATAAAGCGGCTGAAATGGGTGGCAATGTTATTTATGGCATAAATAGTCCATCAGAGGGATTGTTGGCGAGTTTTGTTCCTCTTGATAGCAAAATGGTTGGTCAGGTCTATAAGTGCCCCTAG
- the sugE gene encoding quaternary ammonium compound efflux SMR transporter SugE, with the protein MSWLILLIAGLLEVVWAVGLKYTHGFSRWVPSLITISAMIVSMGLLAYAMKNLPAGTAYAVWTGIGVVGTAIFGIMVLGESANFARILSLGLIVTGIIGLKLAS; encoded by the coding sequence ATGTCTTGGTTGATCCTTCTGATTGCTGGTTTATTGGAAGTCGTGTGGGCGGTGGGCTTAAAATATACCCACGGTTTTTCACGCTGGGTGCCGAGTTTAATTACGATCAGCGCAATGATCGTTAGTATGGGATTGCTAGCCTATGCTATGAAAAATCTACCGGCAGGAACTGCCTACGCTGTATGGACAGGCATTGGAGTGGTAGGTACGGCAATTTTCGGCATCATGGTGTTGGGAGAGTCTGCGAATTTCGCTCGGATATTGAGCCTAGGCCTGATTGTGACAGGTATTATTGGCTTAAAGCTGGCGAGCTGA
- a CDS encoding sulfite exporter TauE/SafE family protein, producing MLVIPELAIGAIVGLIISITGVGGGVIVLPILTYFFGLDALASVATANLLSMLMKISSSYMHFRMGNIPLRQSLIILLIMIPGTVFASYGVTMLSYLSHNRVQLEWGINLLVLLAILFSLYLFYRRIRQPQLHMNQTQLQPGLIKPFLLPGTGAGLVLGATGVGGGIVVLPLLLRYGQMSIKQAVGVSLFITMILSGSSAFAYGDHTNWELALVLFLGSLLAIPFARYLIKHLSDKILQYATLFLILCSAMLMGIRLI from the coding sequence ATGTTAGTTATCCCTGAACTTGCGATTGGGGCGATTGTTGGCTTGATTATCAGTATTACCGGTGTTGGTGGTGGAGTGATAGTTTTGCCAATCCTGACCTATTTTTTTGGATTAGATGCACTGGCTTCTGTCGCGACGGCTAATCTTCTTTCAATGCTGATGAAAATATCATCTTCTTATATGCACTTCCGCATGGGCAATATTCCCTTACGCCAATCTTTGATTATTCTGCTGATTATGATACCCGGTACGGTGTTCGCCAGTTATGGAGTCACAATGCTGAGTTATTTAAGCCATAATCGGGTACAACTTGAGTGGGGAATTAATTTACTGGTTTTATTGGCTATCTTATTTTCCCTTTATCTTTTTTACCGCCGAATACGTCAGCCGCAGTTGCATATGAACCAAACACAATTACAACCTGGGCTGATTAAGCCTTTCTTGCTGCCTGGTACAGGGGCTGGATTAGTGCTTGGGGCGACTGGGGTTGGTGGGGGCATAGTGGTATTGCCGCTATTGTTACGCTATGGGCAGATGAGTATTAAACAAGCGGTCGGAGTTTCCCTTTTTATCACGATGATATTATCCGGCTCGTCTGCTTTTGCTTATGGAGATCATACGAATTGGGAACTGGCGTTGGTGCTGTTTTTAGGTTCTTTACTGGCTATCCCTTTTGCCAGATATTTGATAAAGCATTTGTCTGACAAGATATTGCAATATGCCACATTGTTCCTGATCTTATGTAGCGCTATGTTGATGGGCATCCGGTTAATTTGA
- a CDS encoding nucleoside hydrolase codes for MLPKKIILDCDPGHDDAIALLLAHGNPNIELLAVTTVVGNQTLNKVTRNALCVARIANIHNVPFAAGCHRPLVREINTAPDIHGETGLDGPVLPEPNMKLDERHAVDLIIDVIMENPPKSVTLVPTAGLTNIAMAARKAPQIVERVKEVVLMGGGYHKGNRSAVAEFNIVIDPEAAHIVFNEKWPLTMVGLDLTHQAQATPEIIEAIARIKTHSAQFVLDALKFYGDRYREHQGFSYAPVHDPCAVAYVIDPDVMTTQKVPVNIELMGTLTTGMTVADFRFPPPEDCHTQVAVKLDHAKFWQLVIDALKNIGETIY; via the coding sequence ATGCTACCGAAGAAAATCATCCTTGATTGCGATCCAGGGCATGATGATGCCATTGCTCTCCTGCTTGCCCACGGGAACCCCAATATTGAACTGTTAGCTGTAACAACAGTTGTTGGTAATCAAACCCTGAATAAAGTCACCCGCAATGCTCTTTGCGTTGCACGCATCGCCAACATTCATAACGTTCCCTTCGCAGCAGGTTGTCACCGTCCACTTGTTCGGGAGATCAATACCGCCCCAGATATCCACGGTGAAACTGGTCTGGATGGCCCTGTCCTTCCTGAACCTAATATGAAACTGGATGAGCGCCATGCAGTTGATCTCATTATCGATGTGATTATGGAAAATCCGCCCAAAAGTGTGACTTTGGTTCCAACGGCGGGTTTGACAAATATTGCCATGGCTGCACGCAAAGCACCGCAAATCGTTGAGCGTGTGAAGGAAGTGGTATTAATGGGAGGTGGTTATCATAAAGGAAACAGAAGTGCAGTTGCAGAATTCAATATCGTCATTGATCCAGAAGCCGCACACATTGTTTTTAATGAAAAATGGCCGCTGACGATGGTTGGTTTAGATCTCACTCACCAAGCGCAAGCAACACCTGAAATTATTGAGGCAATCGCCCGGATTAAGACTCATTCCGCCCAGTTCGTTTTGGATGCACTGAAATTTTATGGTGACAGGTATCGTGAACATCAGGGATTTAGCTACGCTCCTGTGCATGATCCCTGTGCTGTGGCCTATGTGATCGACCCAGATGTCATGACGACCCAAAAAGTCCCTGTTAATATCGAACTAATGGGAACCCTAACAACTGGAATGACAGTTGCAGATTTCCGCTTTCCACCACCTGAAGATTGCCATACGCAAGTTGCTGTCAAATTGGATCACGCCAAATTCTGGCAATTAGTGATTGATGCCCTGAAGAACATTGGTGAAACAATTTACTGA
- a CDS encoding NAD(P)/FAD-dependent oxidoreductase, which yields MNNKLDSLTYYTATKKYDLRFPMLTEDLDVDVVIIGGGFSGINTALELAEKGITNIAILEGRTLGYGGTGRNGGQVMTGIGHDLDKIKRHVGKNGLETIFKISNLGAGIIRDRIAKYDIQADFCQGYAYLGWNSRHDKTLHSWLQEFRSASPDTEIELYTGADVKKIIGSDRYTSALKHMGGGHVHSLNLLLGEAKAATEYGVKIFENSQVVSVEYGSRVTVRTVTGSVRASKMLWACNGFLDGLEPTIYRKTINTYAFQLMTEELSDDLIDRISPIRGAYSDISPVIDYYRVTKENRLLYGSATHFMEYIPADLKAWNRNLMLKTFPYLKDVKVELAWGGPLCCSANLFPQIGSLPQHKNVFYVQGYSGFGVTPSHIICKILAEGMSEGSERYSLLSSIPHINIIGKDKLRNVLLSVGKTWHQTSGYWKGRR from the coding sequence ATGAATAATAAACTTGACTCATTAACATATTACACGGCGACGAAAAAATATGATCTTCGTTTTCCAATGCTGACAGAAGATTTGGATGTTGATGTCGTTATCATTGGCGGAGGTTTTTCCGGTATCAATACAGCATTAGAGCTGGCAGAAAAAGGCATCACCAATATTGCTATTCTGGAGGGTCGCACTTTGGGATATGGTGGTACAGGCCGTAATGGTGGGCAGGTGATGACAGGCATTGGCCATGATTTGGATAAGATCAAGCGCCACGTGGGTAAAAATGGTCTAGAAACTATATTTAAAATCAGTAATTTGGGCGCTGGAATTATTCGTGATCGAATAGCCAAATATGATATTCAGGCTGACTTTTGCCAGGGGTATGCCTATCTTGGCTGGAATTCTCGACATGATAAGACCCTGCATAGTTGGTTACAGGAATTTCGTTCGGCTTCCCCTGACACAGAAATTGAGCTTTATACCGGTGCAGATGTTAAAAAAATCATTGGTTCAGACCGTTATACCAGCGCGTTAAAACATATGGGAGGCGGGCATGTTCACTCGCTCAACTTACTACTTGGAGAAGCCAAGGCTGCCACTGAATATGGTGTTAAAATTTTCGAAAACAGTCAGGTTGTGAGCGTAGAATATGGTTCCAGAGTAACAGTACGCACAGTAACAGGATCGGTTCGTGCCAGTAAAATGCTGTGGGCATGTAATGGCTTTTTGGATGGACTCGAACCGACTATTTATAGAAAAACGATCAACACCTATGCCTTTCAACTGATGACAGAAGAGCTGTCGGATGATTTAATTGACAGGATCAGCCCAATTCGAGGGGCATACAGTGATATTAGCCCAGTTATCGATTACTACCGTGTTACCAAAGAAAATCGCCTGTTATATGGCAGTGCGACACATTTTATGGAGTATATTCCTGCCGATTTAAAAGCATGGAATCGCAATCTCATGCTTAAAACTTTCCCTTACTTGAAAGATGTGAAGGTAGAACTGGCATGGGGCGGGCCATTATGTTGCAGCGCTAATCTGTTCCCGCAAATTGGTTCTCTGCCTCAGCATAAAAATGTGTTCTATGTTCAAGGCTATTCAGGCTTTGGTGTAACACCGAGCCACATCATCTGCAAAATTTTGGCTGAGGGAATGAGCGAAGGCTCGGAACGTTATTCGCTACTCAGTTCAATTCCACACATCAATATTATCGGGAAAGACAAGCTGAGGAATGTACTGCTCTCTGTCGGTAAGACCTGGCACCAAACTTCAGGTTATTGGAAAGGGCGTCGTTAG
- the dmpG gene encoding 4-hydroxy-2-oxovalerate aldolase, giving the protein MKILISDSTLRDGNHAVRHQLTTEQIKAYARKAEESHLDIVEVGHGNGLGASSSLLGHSAECDIDMLAAARSQLKKTLLGIHFIPGFGKSSDIDDAVSVGVDVLRIASHCTEANTTLRYIEQGKSNNKLVFGVLMMSHMATTEILIEQASLMEKYGADGIILMDSAGYYIPTMVRERIKALVNHLNVQVGFHAHNNLGLAVANSLAAAEEGASIIDACIMGFGAGAGNTQLENLIAVLERYHFDINTSFEIITKTLPDAIKIISHETPHIKFSNIASGLYGLFSGYVPHVQRAAKEFNVNEFDLYRSLSGRNLIAGQEDIIIEEAIKLSNNKS; this is encoded by the coding sequence ATGAAGATATTAATTAGTGACTCCACTTTACGCGATGGCAACCATGCTGTACGTCATCAGTTGACAACCGAGCAGATAAAAGCATATGCAAGGAAAGCTGAAGAATCTCATTTAGATATAGTGGAAGTTGGTCATGGCAATGGTTTAGGGGCCTCATCAAGTTTACTTGGTCATTCCGCAGAATGCGATATTGATATGTTAGCTGCAGCACGTAGTCAGCTAAAAAAAACACTTTTAGGAATTCATTTTATCCCTGGTTTTGGCAAATCATCTGACATAGATGATGCTGTATCGGTTGGAGTAGATGTTCTAAGAATTGCCAGTCATTGTACTGAAGCAAATACCACATTACGATATATAGAACAGGGTAAGAGTAATAACAAACTAGTTTTTGGCGTCTTAATGATGTCCCACATGGCTACCACCGAAATTCTTATCGAACAAGCTTCTTTAATGGAAAAATACGGAGCTGATGGGATTATTTTGATGGACAGTGCTGGGTATTATATTCCTACAATGGTCAGGGAAAGAATTAAGGCATTAGTTAACCATTTAAACGTACAGGTTGGTTTTCATGCTCATAATAATTTAGGCTTGGCTGTAGCAAATTCTTTAGCGGCAGCTGAAGAGGGAGCATCTATTATCGATGCTTGTATTATGGGATTTGGCGCAGGGGCTGGTAATACTCAGCTTGAAAATTTAATTGCTGTTTTGGAACGTTATCACTTTGATATAAACACTTCATTTGAAATAATTACTAAAACATTACCTGATGCAATTAAAATTATATCTCACGAAACTCCTCACATTAAATTTTCTAATATTGCAAGTGGATTATATGGGTTATTCTCAGGTTATGTACCCCATGTTCAACGTGCAGCAAAAGAATTTAACGTAAACGAATTTGATTTATATCGTTCTTTATCAGGGCGAAATTTAATTGCAGGTCAGGAAGATATAATCATAGAAGAGGCAATAAAACTCTCGAATAATAAATCTTAG
- a CDS encoding cupin domain-containing protein has translation MIKPLLLDKALPELMSIGSVTNLGSVVVEGEPQASVAMIHGEPSDNLTCGIFVCTKGKFKMTYPFDEMATVYEGSVKLTDVKTGVMVEYHKGDSWFAAKGSEVLWEITSERFVKHYMACINGQLSD, from the coding sequence ATGATAAAGCCATTATTGTTAGATAAAGCACTTCCTGAATTAATGTCAATTGGCAGTGTCACTAATCTTGGGTCTGTTGTGGTAGAAGGGGAGCCGCAGGCGAGTGTAGCTATGATCCACGGAGAACCATCGGATAATCTGACATGTGGGATTTTTGTCTGCACTAAGGGCAAATTTAAAATGACCTATCCCTTTGATGAGATGGCAACGGTGTATGAAGGTTCAGTGAAACTGACTGATGTCAAAACTGGGGTGATGGTTGAATATCATAAAGGCGATTCGTGGTTTGCGGCAAAAGGGAGTGAAGTATTGTGGGAAATCACCAGTGAACGTTTCGTCAAACATTATATGGCTTGTATAAATGGGCAATTGTCTGACTAG